The sequence CCGTAACCAAATATGTAACAACAATACACTATCCGGATTCGATGACTTAAAAAATTGCTTGTATTACAAAGCGACAATTTGATTATTTCTTCTTCAATCACACACCACTTGATCATGCTTTCGGAGTAAAACTAGAGGATTGACCAAGATATTCTCTAATCTACACACAGCTTTTCTACCATTTCTGTGGATAACTTGTCACTAGATGATGATCATTGATCCGAAGCTATGATGATCAAGCTTTCAATAATGCGGTGATCATGCATTCGGGACAAGTTGATCATGCTTTCAAAATATGATGATCATGGTTTCGTAATCGTGTTGATCATAGTTCCATAGGAGAGCTTAGTGATTTGCTTTAATTTCAGTGGCTTAAAGGCATTTTATTTCACAGATCATAAGATCACTTAATCAAATTAGATCAGTATAATCATAAAGATCAGTCTTTTTGCCAATAAACAAAATAGCGCTTTATTTATGATCCAAATTTCATTATCCTATGGAACAATATCGAATTTACGGATAATGTGATCTAGATCCAACCATGAGCAGTGAAGATAAAATCTTGATTAGATCCCCAAGGGATCACAAAGGCGGACACCTTTTTGAAGTCACGGAAACAGCCGTTGATTGGATCGAACAATATCAACATTTCAAAGGGGTAACCAAAAGCATCCTTGAGTTAATGAATCTAATTTCCCTACGCGGATTCAGCTCTAAAGACGGTTTTGTTTCAACAACCGAACTGATTGACGCAACGGATGGCAAGTTGACTCGTGCAGCGATTCAACAGCGATTACGTGCCGCAGTAAACATCGGTTTGTTCAGTCAGCATGGTGTAAGATTTGAAGAAGGATTGGCAGGTAAGACGATGCTTCATCGCTTCATCAATCCCAATCAACTTGTGTCAGTACTTGGTGCAACGAGTTTGGTGACAGAATCCGTTAAACAATCCGAAAAGCAGAAAAAATCCAAAGCACTTGCTCAAACTCAAGTAAACAAACGCCTTCTCAACGAGCACGGTTTATATACGCCACCAGCTATGCGTGATGAAGCGGATCAGTTTGTTGTCTCCCCCACAAACTGGGCAGGGATCATCGATCAAGCGCTCGCACCACCTAGAACTCGTAAAAGTTATCAGAAATCAATGGTCTCGATCTCCGGAACGAAAGCCGTGATCGAAACACGTTCTTCCAAGAACATCATGACTGTTGATGATCTCATGACACTATTTGCGTTGTTTACTCTTACTGTTCAGTATCATGATCATCATCATGAGGAGTATCATCTTGATGCGAAGCACGTGCCTAACAAAACGCCACTCTACATTACTGATATCCTGTCATTGCGTGGCAAAAAAGACAGTGGTCCAGCGCGTGACTCGATTCGCGATAGCATCGATCGAATTGAATTTACCGACTTTCAGTTACATGAACTGACCGGGCGTTGGCTCAGTGAAAACATGCCGGAAGGCTTTAAAAGTGATCGCTTTAGATTTTTAGCCAGAACGATCACTGCATCTGAAGAAGCACCTCGCGAAGGCGCGGATGGTGAGATCAAGATCAAGCCAAATCTTTACATTTTGGTATGGGAGCCATCATTCTATGAAGAGTTGCTTACTCGTGACTATTTCTTCTTGTTCCCACCAGAGATCTTGAAGCAGCACACGCTCGTTTTCCAACTCTACTCATACTTTCGTAGCCGTATGGCTCGTCGTCATACCGATTCATTGATGCTGACAGATTTGAATCAGAAATTGGCGCGCAATATTGAATGGCGCCGTTTCTCAATGGATTTGCTGCGCGAACTTCGTAACCTTGCTGAACATGTGGAGTCTCCGAATAAGTTTGATGTCAATTTATGGGGCTATCACTTGACGCTGACGTGCCACGATCCCGATGCAAAACTGCCCGATTTCCAAGTCGATATCCGCTGTGACGTGGAAGAAGTGTTGCGTTATTCACGTGCTCGTACCACCAATGCGGGCAAACGTAATATGGCTCCAACGCTACCTAACCCACTACGAAATGAACTCGTGACTCGCAAGCAGCTCGATGAACTGTCGTCCATCATTGATGGTGAGTTTGAGCCTATCCAGCGTAAAGCGCCCTCTCCTAGAGGCAATTTAGGCCGTCGAGTTAAGCAACGTAAGCATTTAGTAGAGATCAATGCAGATGAGATTACCATCATTCTATCGAAGTACACCTCACCAGAGGCTCTAGAACGCAGTGTAACCGCTTTGTCTGCCATGACGGGTCATTCTATAGCTTCGATAAAACAAGAGTGTTCTGAGCTCATGGAGAAGCTTGATTGGTTGCGTGTAGATGGGGATATCATCGCTTATGAGGTACTGAGCCGCGTGGTAGAGCTTTATAATTCTCGTCAGGAGAATAAGCACCTATCTATCGAAAGGTTGATTTCAGCACTCGCGGTACGTAAGAAAGTATGTAAACAAGTGCACGAAGGCCATATCGATGAGTCGGTGTTCCGAGTGTTGGACGAGGTTTCGGTTTAACGATTTCCAATAGTGAAAAACCTTGTTACATAGGTTTTTAGTATTGATGGTATTTACACATAACGCTGACAGTCAGCTGACATAATAGACAGTGCCTCTGGCTATTATTTATCCCGAATAGACAACCTTTTGTCCTTTCTAATGAAATAAGTAGATTGGCTCATATTGTTACATTCATTCTGATATATTTTTTTGCGAGTTCGTTTGGACTCGCTTTTTTTTATCAAAAACTCACCATTATGCTCAAAGTTGCATTGGGCTTAAGGGCAATAACATCAAGGGACTGCGTTAAAAAAAGGAGATCTGGATCAAGTCAATTTTCCGAGGTGGAATCTCCTAAATGTACTGCCGTCTTTTGCGGATTTCAAAGTTTATAAACTCCTTTCTAATACTTCTGATGAGAATTTCCGAGCCAATCACATTCTGACTCAGTTTTTCTTAACAACAATTTTGTCGTTTGCTACAGATTAGGTGTCCAGACATGGTTCATCAGGAGGTAACAATGTCCATCAATTCAATCGACCATGACCAAATGACATCCATCACCAATAAGTGGGATCAATCTGAGGACTTTCAAGAGGAATCTCGTCCTGCAAAACAAGCGAAATCCGCTGATGCACGACGCCGCATTGAAGCATTAAGAGAAATCAGAGAGAGTGGTCTATCGCTGGAAGAAGCGAGAGACCTAGGACTCATCCACTAAGCTACGGTTGAGTAGCGATGGAGCAAAAGAGTAGGGTGGCAGGCATAAGCCACCCTTAATTCTATCTAACACCTAATTTCGGCGTAATATCAAAGCGTGTAGTCACGGCTTTCATTTGAGTTTGCTACACCAAGGGTGCTATATTCTCAGCCTTGCCACACTAACCGATATAGAGAACCATGTCGTATAACCTTTCTTTGCTTCCCCCTGCCGAAAAAAACAAAGTGGAACTTGATAAGCAAGCCTCTTATGTTGTGTGGCAAATGAAGGAAGCCAAAGCTGGCCCTGAAGCGATTCGCGAACAGCTAGAACGCATTCAGGATGACGCTGAAAAAGCATGGTTTGAGGCGTGTGTCGACAAATACAAAAAGATGATGGGAGTGATGTAACACTCTTCGTTGCCGCATAGAATTGAATTGTGACGACGATTTGCTAAAATCCTCCGCGTTAAATTGAATTAGAGAGAACATCCCAATGGGAAGAAGTTTTGAAGTGCGCAAAGCCTCAATGGCGAAGACACAAGGCGCAAAAATTAAAGTTTATTCCAAGTACGGTAAAGAGATTTACGTTGCTGCTAAAAACGGTGGTGCCGATCCTGAAATGAACCTGTCGCTTAAGCACCTGATTGCTAAAGCAAAGAAAGATCAAGTTCCAGCGCATGTTATCGACAAAGCGATAGACAAAGCCAGCGGTGGTGGTGGTGAAGACTACCAACCAGCACGTTATGAAGGTTTTGGTCCAGGTGGTGTGAGCGTGATCGTTGACTGTCTAACCGACAACGGCAACCGTACTTTCCAGGATGTTCGTCAATGCTTCGTTAAGACGGGCGCTAAAATTGGTAGCCCTGGCACCGTAGCACACATGTTTGATCACCAAGCTGTAATCCAGTTTAAAGGCGACGATGAAGAGTCGGTACTGGAAGCTTTAATGATGGCCGACGTTGATGTGACCGATATCGAGCTTGAAGATGACGTGATCACGGTATTTGCCCCTCACACTGAATTCTTCAAAGCAAAAACAGCGCTGACTGCTGAGTACCCAGAACTGACGCTAGATGTAGAAGAAATCACTTTCGTGCCACAAACGCACACTGCAATCGCTGGCGAGGACGCGGAGAAATTCCAGAAGTTCCTTGATATGTTAGACGACTGTGATGATGTTCAGCAGGTTTACCATAACGCTGAGCAATAATTAGGGCACTTTACCCCTAAATAGTGATGAAAAGGAGCGAACTTCGGTTGGCTCCTTTTTTGGATCTTGGGGAACGCTAACTCGGTCAAATTTACAAAACTCTCCCCACTACCGAGTGTGTGGTTGTTAACACTTTTATCAACCGACACTGCTCGATAGGCACAAAATTTCTTACTGTATGAATGGTCAGATATCAGGCTAATAACGCAGACAGCAAAAACAATCAATATCATGGACAATACACACACTATGGTCAATGAAGGTCACAAAGTGTTATTTCGTCGCCATCCCAAGCCGACCATCGGTGTTATTCTACCGATGCTAAGTGGCTTCTACATGGGCGAAATCACCAGCACACTTAGAGCCTACGGTGCGGAACACGGAATCAATCTGATATTTCTTCGTGTTGGCCACAATCGCGACTTTGATATTCCCTTTGCTTTTGATCACATCGATGGGCTTATTGTCGTACTGCACGCGTCCGCTAGTGCATTGGTGGAAAAAGCGGTACAGAGAGGAATACCTGTGATCTCTGTGGCGGCCAGTTACTCCCCATTGGCGGTTGAATCTCTATCGAGTGACCAAGCGAGTGGCGTAAGCGCGCTGTACGACCACCTAGTTGGGCTTGGACATGTTGATATAGGGTTTTGTGGCGATCTCTCAGTTAACGACGTTAGAATGCGTTTTAAGGCGTTTCAGAAACGTGCCGAGCGTAATGGTAATGCGATTACGAAACGACACATTCTCAATGTCAGTAATACCGCTTTGCAGGGGGGCAGAGAAGCGTATGAGCGCTATTGGCAAGATAATGATCCATGCAGCGCGGTCATCTGTGCCACCGATCATATTGCTGTCGGCCTGATG is a genomic window of Vibrio sp. CB1-14 containing:
- a CDS encoding PA3496 family putative envelope integrity protein — encoded protein: MSINSIDHDQMTSITNKWDQSEDFQEESRPAKQAKSADARRRIEALREIRESGLSLEEARDLGLIH
- a CDS encoding DUF3283 family protein — protein: MSYNLSLLPPAEKNKVELDKQASYVVWQMKEAKAGPEAIREQLERIQDDAEKAWFEACVDKYKKMMGVM
- a CDS encoding YebC/PmpR family DNA-binding transcriptional regulator, with translation MGRSFEVRKASMAKTQGAKIKVYSKYGKEIYVAAKNGGADPEMNLSLKHLIAKAKKDQVPAHVIDKAIDKASGGGGEDYQPARYEGFGPGGVSVIVDCLTDNGNRTFQDVRQCFVKTGAKIGSPGTVAHMFDHQAVIQFKGDDEESVLEALMMADVDVTDIELEDDVITVFAPHTEFFKAKTALTAEYPELTLDVEEITFVPQTHTAIAGEDAEKFQKFLDMLDDCDDVQQVYHNAEQ
- a CDS encoding replication initiator protein RctB domain-containing protein is translated as MSSEDKILIRSPRDHKGGHLFEVTETAVDWIEQYQHFKGVTKSILELMNLISLRGFSSKDGFVSTTELIDATDGKLTRAAIQQRLRAAVNIGLFSQHGVRFEEGLAGKTMLHRFINPNQLVSVLGATSLVTESVKQSEKQKKSKALAQTQVNKRLLNEHGLYTPPAMRDEADQFVVSPTNWAGIIDQALAPPRTRKSYQKSMVSISGTKAVIETRSSKNIMTVDDLMTLFALFTLTVQYHDHHHEEYHLDAKHVPNKTPLYITDILSLRGKKDSGPARDSIRDSIDRIEFTDFQLHELTGRWLSENMPEGFKSDRFRFLARTITASEEAPREGADGEIKIKPNLYILVWEPSFYEELLTRDYFFLFPPEILKQHTLVFQLYSYFRSRMARRHTDSLMLTDLNQKLARNIEWRRFSMDLLRELRNLAEHVESPNKFDVNLWGYHLTLTCHDPDAKLPDFQVDIRCDVEEVLRYSRARTTNAGKRNMAPTLPNPLRNELVTRKQLDELSSIIDGEFEPIQRKAPSPRGNLGRRVKQRKHLVEINADEITIILSKYTSPEALERSVTALSAMTGHSIASIKQECSELMEKLDWLRVDGDIIAYEVLSRVVELYNSRQENKHLSIERLISALAVRKKVCKQVHEGHIDESVFRVLDEVSV